In Choloepus didactylus isolate mChoDid1 chromosome 18, mChoDid1.pri, whole genome shotgun sequence, a single genomic region encodes these proteins:
- the LOC119514531 gene encoding protein SLFN14-like isoform X3: MESLETDREMLYPEIVVEVGRVTFGEENRKKMTNCFLKRTENSKIIQAICALLNSGGGVIKAEIDDKTYSYRCHGLGQDLETSFQKLLPSGSQKYLDYMQQGHNLLIFVKSWGPDVFSLPLRICSLHSNLYWRDVTSAINLSAISALGLLREKQSRAQRGRPRRKELPPQKVLYRYIQEEEDMRVSASEFFKKDKLMYKEKLNFTESTHVEFKMFTTKKVVPRIREMLPHYISAFANTQGGYLIIGVDDKTKEVFGCKTEKVNPDLLKTEIENCIEKLPTFHFCCKKPKVDFSTKILNVYQSDVLYGYVCVVRVEPFCCAVFAGAPDSWIIKNNSVTRLTAEHWVAKMMDVESASSGSATDFSCPLISSASSAPRNLAYPIKVLEFKGALQQRFFPVMQEEIHFKPESLCNKLFVDHEGLEELIKTQTYPCSQGTVILSRSWAGDVGLRKEQNVLCDALLIAVNSPLVLYTILKDPSWSGGLEYSHSAAHQLKQKLETVGGYTGKVCVIPRLLHLPGIQDRPRGIPVHYPQSYRLVSEDDMEDLLQALVVVSLSSRSLLSDRLGCEFFDLLIAEQCELLSESLQETRELFIHCFPGTRKTAIAIKILKKIKNLFNCKPKEILYVCENDSLKDFMAHQTICQTVTRKTFMRGEFLKVKHIVMDETENFCGKYGDWYLKAKSITHPKVRGAGNENLHHGILWLFLDPFQVRHADVSGLPPPSAQFPRKTISEGVHCALEIAKVMKEEMKRIKENPPFNMSPYSLALFKEAAYEEAMYAQALPGVCETETNLTAEQIVNHVAERCHILFQCGYLPKDIAILCRRGEDRERYELALLKAMASVQLHGTREVVFSRANGVWDSHIILDSIQQFSGLERNIVFGISPECDLSEDFHKLCFALRAIKHLYLLYEKRAAF, translated from the exons ATGGAGAGCCTCGAGACTGACAGGGAAATGCTCTATCCTGAGATAGTTGTAGAAGTGGGCAGAGTGACTTTTGGAGAAGAGAACAGGAAGAAGATGACTAACTGCTTTTTGAAAAGAACAGAGAATTCTAAAATCATCCAAGCTATTTGTGCACTGTTAAATTCTGGAGGGGGTGTGATCAAAGCAGAGATTGATGACAAAACCTACAGTTACCGATGCCATGGGCTGGGACAGGATTTGGAAACTTCTTTTCAAAAGCTTCTTCCTTCAGGTTCACAGAAGTACCTTGACTACATGCAACAGGGGCACAATCTCCTGATTTTTGTGAAGTCATGGGGCCCAGATGTTTTCAGCCTTCCCCTAAGGATTTGCAGCTTACACTCCAATTTGTATTGGAGAGATGTGACTTCTGCAATCAACTTGAGTGCCATCAGTGCCCTGGGGCTTCTCAGAGAGAAGCAGTCTAGAGCCCAAAGAGGAAGACCAAGGAGGAAGGAGCTGCCTCCTCAGAAAGTTCTTTACAGATATATCCAGGAAGAAGAAGATATGAGGGTGTCTGcctcagaattttttaaaaaggacaaacTCATGTACAAGGAGAAACTCAACTTTACTGAGTCAACACATGTCGAGTTTAAAATGTTCACCACCAAAAAGGTTGTGCCTCGGATTAGAGAAATGCTGCCGCATTATATCTCTGCCTTTGCCAACACTCAAGGGGGATACCTAATCATTGGAGTGGATGATAAGACCAAAGAAGTGTTTGGATGTAAGACAGAAAAAGTGAACCCTGacttattaaaaacagaaattgaaaacTGCATAGAAAAATTGCCAACATTCCACTTTTGCTGTAAGAAGCCGAAGGTGGATTTTTCAACCAAAATCTTGAATGTGTACCAAAGTGATGTCCTGTATGGTTATGTCTGTGTGGTTCGAGTGGAGCCTTTCTGTTGTGCAGTGTTCGCAGGGGCCCCGGATTCCTGGATCATAAAGAACAATTCTGTCACGAGGCTGACGGCTGAGCACTGGGTGGCCAAGATGATGGATGTTGAATCAG CTTCTTCTGGTTCAGCCACAGACTTCAGCTGTCCCCTGATTTCATCAGCTTCATCAGCACCAAGAAACTTGGCATATCCCATAAAAGTTCTGGAATTTAAGGGCGCTCTGCAACAACGTTTCTTTCCAG TGATGCAGGAAGAGATACACTTTAAACCAGAATCCCTCTGTAATAAGTTATTTGTTGATCATGAAGGACTGGAAGAATTGATAAAAACACAGACGTATCCCTGTTCTCAGGGGACTGTGATACTTTCTAGAAGCTGGGCTGGTGATGTTGGCTTAAGGAAGGAGCAGAATGTCCTGTGCGACGCCCTCCTAATAGCAGTTAACAGCCCCCTGGTGCTCTATACAATCTTAAAAGACCCCAGCTGGAGTGGAGGACTTGAATACTCTCACAGCGCCGCTCATCAGTTAAAGCAGAAACTGGAAACTGTTGGCGGTTACACAGGGAAAGTGTGTGTCATTCCGAGGCTGTTACACCTGCCCGGCATACAGGACAGACCCAGGGGAATTCCCGTGCACTACCCACAGTCCTACAGGCTTGTGAGTGAGGACGACATGGAAGACTTGTTGCAGGCCCTTGTGGTAGTCTCGCTGAGCTCCAGATCTCTTCTGAGTGATCGGCTGGGGTGTGAATTTTTCGACTTGCTCATAGCGGAGCAGTGTGAGCTGCTTTCAGAGAGCCTTCAGGAGACTCGGGAGTTGTTCATCCACTGCTTTCCAGGAACTCGGAAAACAGCCATAGCCATaaaaatcttgaagaaaattaagaatttgtTCAATTGCAAACCAAAAGAGATCCTCTATGTTTGTGAAAACGACTCCTTAAAGGATTTTATGGC CCATCAAACCATCTGCCAAACTGTGACCAGGAAAACCTTCATGCGAGGAGAATTCCTAAAGGTTAAGCACATAGTGATGGATGAGACTGAAAATTTCTGTGGTAAATATGGTGATTGGTACCTGAAGGCTAAGAGCATCACCCATCCAAAGGTGAGGGGGGCTGGAAATGAAAACCTTCACCATGGGATTCTCTGGCTTTTTCTAGACCCTTTCCAAGTCCGTCATGCAGATGTCAGTGGTCTTCCCCCTCCATCAGCTCAGTTTCCTCGAAAAACAATCTCAGAGGGCGTCCATTGTGCTCTGGAAATAGCAAAGgtcatgaaagaagaaatgaagagaattaAAGAAAATCCTCCCTTCAACATGTCTCCATACTCACTGGCATTGTTCAAGGAAGCTGCCTATGAGGAAGCAATGTATGCGCAGGCTCTGCCTGGGGTGTGTGAGACAGAGACTAACCTGACAGCAGAACAAATAGTGAACCACGTGGCAGAAAGATGTCACATCCTGTTCCAATGTGGCTATCTGCCCAAAGACATAGCAATTCTGTGCAGAAGAGGGGAGGACAGAGAACGCTATGAGCTTGCACTGCTAAAAGCAATGGCATCAGTTCAGCTCCATGGAACAAGAGAGGTTGTGTTCAGTCGGGCCAATGGTGTTTGGGACAGTCACATCATTCTAGACAGTATTCAGCAGTTTtcaggcctagagaggaatattgTGTTTGGGATTAGTCCAGAATGTGACCTTTCAGAGGATTTTCATAAGCTGTGCTTTGCCTTGAGAGCCATTAAACACCTGTACCTGCTTTATGAAAAGAGGGCAGCCTTCTGA